A window from Peromyscus eremicus chromosome 5, PerEre_H2_v1, whole genome shotgun sequence encodes these proteins:
- the Ptf1a gene encoding pancreas transcription factor 1 subunit alpha, with translation MDAVLLEHFPGGLDTFPSAYFDEEDFFTDQSSRDPLEDGDELLGDEQAEVEFLSHQLHEYCYRDGACLLLQSAPSAAPHALASQPLGDPSEPEDSGGYCCEAGAPLGGFPYSPGSPPSCLAYPCTAVLSPGARLRGLNRAAAAAAAAARRRRRVRSEAELQQLRQAANVRERRRMQSINDAFEGLRSHIPTLPYEKRLSKVDTLRLAIGYINFLSELVQADLPLRGGGTGGCGGPGGSRHLGGDSPGNQAQKVIICHRGTRSPSPSDPDYGLPPLAGHSLSWTDEKQLKEQNIIRTAKVWTPEDPRKLNSKSFDNIENQPPFEFMS, from the exons ATGGACGCCGTGCTGCTGGAGCACTTCCCCGGGGGCCTGGACACATTCCCGTCTGCTTACTTCGATGAGGAAGACTTCTTCACCGATCAGTCTTCTCGGGACCCTCTGGAGGATGGAGACGAGCTGCTGGGGGACGAGCAGGCGGAGGTGGAGTTTCTCAGCCATCAGCTGCACGAATACTGCTACCGCGACGGGGCGTGCCTGCTGCTGCAGTCCGCGCCCTCGGCCGCCCCGCACGCGCTCGCCTCGCAGCCTTTGGGGGACCCCAGCGAGCCCGAGGACAGTGGCGGCTACTGCTGCGAGGCAGGGGCGCCCCTAGGCGGCTTCCCTTACTCTCCCGGCTCGCCGCCCTCGTGCCTTGCCTACCCTTGCACCGCGGTGCTGTCCCCCGGGGCGCGGCTCCGTGGTCTGAACCGGGCGGccgcagcggcagcggcagcggcacgGCGACGGCGACGCGTGCGCTCCGAGGCGGAGCTGCAGCAGCTGCGACAAGCGGCCAATGTGCGGGAGCGGCGCCGCATGCAGTCCATCAACGACGCCTTCGAGGGGCTGCGTTCGCACATCCCCACGCTGCCCTACGAAAAGCGCCTCTCCAAGGTAGATACGTTGCGCTTGGCCATCGGCTACATCAACTTCCTCAGCGAGCTGGTGCAGGCGGACCTGCCGCTgcgcggtggtggcacaggtggCTGCGGGGGCCCAGGTGGCAGCCGGCACCTGGGCGGGGACAGCCCGGGTAACCAGGCCCAGAAAGTCATCATCTGCCATCGAGGCACCC gctccccctcccccagtgaccCCGATTATGGCCTCCCTCCTCTTGCTGGGCACTCTCTCTCATGGACTGATGAAAAACAGCTCAAAGAACAAAATATTATCCGTACAGCTAAAGTGTGGACCCCAGAGGACCCCAGAAAACTCAACAGTAAATCTTTCGACAACATAGAGAACCAACCACCTTTTGAGTTTATGTCCTGA